A single Clostridia bacterium DNA region contains:
- a CDS encoding energy-coupling factor transporter ATPase codes for MALIDVKNLSFTYPMENKKALDDLNISIEQGEFVVICGSTGCGKSTFLKHLKRELTPHGKTEGHILYRGRDIKELDRRAAACEIGFVMQNPDNQVVTDKVWHELAFGLENLGIKTPVIRRRVAEMASFFGIQEWFRKKTSDLSGGQKQLLNLASIMVMNPRVLVLDEPTSQLDPIAASEFIDTLSKINKELSLTIVLVEHRLEKVFPIADKAVVMDKGRITYCDTPRNVGKKLAQDQYKKNNVMLWGMPAAVRVYSQIRTGGECPLTVREGRQWLAKNFDSHISRINANKKVKQPSRSVAVELKDVWFRYQRQLPDVLRGVWLKAYKGEIFSILGGNGTGKTTALGVIAGIYKAYRGKVLIKAKKINSYTDTRLYRNKLAMLPQNPQTMFVKDTVQDELKEVIRINKYDKHEAKQEFDAVVDQLNLSQLLRKHPYDLSGGEQQKTAFAKILLLRPKIILLDEPTKGIDAYSKAVLADILYKLKSKGVAIIIVTHDIEFSAEHSDRCALFFDGNIVSEDDPVTFFSHNSFYTTAANRMSRYIFENAVTCQDVIKLCKLNKKRVI; via the coding sequence ATGGCGCTTATTGATGTCAAAAATCTGAGCTTTACATATCCCATGGAGAACAAAAAAGCGTTGGATGATCTAAATATTTCAATAGAACAGGGGGAATTCGTAGTTATATGCGGGAGCACAGGGTGCGGGAAGAGCACATTTTTAAAACATCTAAAGAGAGAGTTGACCCCCCACGGCAAAACAGAGGGACATATACTGTACAGGGGCAGAGACATAAAAGAGCTGGATAGGCGGGCAGCCGCATGTGAGATAGGATTCGTAATGCAGAACCCGGACAACCAAGTTGTGACTGACAAGGTATGGCATGAGCTGGCCTTTGGGCTGGAAAATCTGGGCATAAAGACCCCTGTCATAAGGCGAAGGGTGGCAGAGATGGCAAGTTTTTTCGGCATTCAGGAATGGTTCAGGAAAAAGACCAGCGATTTATCAGGAGGGCAAAAACAGCTTTTAAATCTGGCATCCATCATGGTGATGAATCCTAGGGTACTAGTGCTGGACGAGCCTACATCCCAGCTGGATCCTATTGCAGCATCAGAATTCATCGATACCCTATCCAAGATAAACAAAGAGCTGTCCCTCACCATAGTGCTGGTGGAGCATAGATTAGAAAAAGTATTCCCTATAGCAGATAAAGCTGTGGTGATGGATAAGGGGAGGATAACATACTGTGATACACCTAGAAACGTGGGCAAAAAATTGGCACAAGATCAATATAAAAAGAACAACGTTATGCTGTGGGGTATGCCGGCAGCGGTCAGGGTATACAGCCAGATCAGGACAGGGGGGGAATGTCCTTTGACCGTTCGAGAGGGAAGACAATGGTTGGCAAAAAATTTTGACAGCCACATCAGCAGAATAAACGCAAATAAAAAAGTAAAACAGCCTTCCCGTTCAGTTGCGGTGGAGCTGAAGGATGTCTGGTTCCGATATCAAAGGCAGTTACCTGATGTATTGAGAGGGGTATGGCTCAAGGCATATAAAGGAGAGATTTTCAGTATATTAGGGGGAAACGGGACAGGCAAGACTACTGCATTAGGGGTTATAGCAGGTATTTATAAGGCCTATCGGGGAAAAGTTTTGATAAAGGCTAAAAAAATAAATTCGTATACAGACACCCGGCTATACCGGAACAAATTAGCCATGCTGCCCCAAAACCCTCAAACCATGTTTGTAAAAGACACAGTACAAGACGAGCTAAAAGAAGTGATAAGGATAAACAAATACGATAAACACGAGGCAAAACAAGAGTTTGATGCTGTAGTGGACCAATTGAACTTATCCCAACTCCTACGAAAACACCCATACGACTTGAGCGGTGGGGAACAGCAAAAAACAGCCTTTGCAAAGATATTGTTGTTGAGGCCCAAAATAATTTTGTTAGATGAACCCACAAAAGGGATAGATGCGTATTCTAAAGCGGTGCTGGCAGATATTTTATACAAACTCAAATCAAAAGGAGTGGCTATAATAATAGTAACCCATGATATAGAGTTTTCAGCAGAGCATTCCGATAGATGTGCCTTGTTTTTTGATGGAAATATCGTATCTGAAGACGATCCTGTTACATTTTTTAGCCACAACAGCTTTTACACTACAGCTGCAAATAGGATGTCCAGATATATATTTGAAAATGCGGTAACATGTCAGGATGTGATAAAGTTATGCAAACTGAACAAAAAACGAGTGATATGA
- a CDS encoding DUF4430 domain-containing protein has product MRNRLLASALIVVIILSLFTGCKIESVDQYHRSDQAGQRIDQQGKPNVEPDKAEPAKTLISKHQQQDGEEQPPLDSKTNQKDKQETKTQKDGQDTNSRNKNKEQNAKDIHTGEKPTQETGTKQALQPKAKQSLKKEVKSNPPQQTESKKQQPKPQKHVTLTIKCHTILKNRDKLDPALNSERFVPSDGVILKKTKFELKDGETVFDILVKATRKYRIHMQYQGADKNQYGSVYVQGINNLYEFSCGELSGWMYCVNGRYPNYGCSLYKLKEGDDIQWNYTCDLGRDLGVKWLDK; this is encoded by the coding sequence ATGAGAAATAGATTACTGGCTTCAGCTTTGATTGTAGTTATCATTTTGTCATTGTTTACAGGGTGTAAAATAGAATCTGTCGACCAGTACCACAGATCAGACCAAGCAGGGCAAAGGATTGACCAACAAGGCAAACCGAATGTTGAGCCGGATAAGGCAGAACCTGCCAAAACATTGATATCAAAACACCAACAACAAGACGGGGAGGAGCAGCCCCCTCTTGATAGCAAAACAAATCAAAAGGATAAGCAGGAAACAAAAACACAAAAGGATGGGCAGGACACAAACAGCCGGAATAAAAACAAAGAGCAAAATGCTAAAGACATACATACAGGCGAAAAGCCAACTCAAGAGACCGGCACAAAACAAGCATTGCAGCCAAAGGCAAAACAGAGCCTAAAAAAAGAGGTCAAATCCAACCCCCCTCAGCAAACGGAATCTAAAAAACAACAGCCCAAACCCCAAAAGCATGTGACCTTGACTATAAAATGTCATACTATATTAAAAAATAGGGATAAGCTGGATCCTGCTTTAAACAGTGAAAGATTTGTTCCTTCTGATGGTGTCATATTGAAAAAAACCAAATTCGAGTTAAAGGATGGAGAGACAGTATTCGATATTCTGGTAAAGGCTACCAGGAAATATAGGATACATATGCAATACCAGGGTGCGGACAAAAACCAATACGGGAGTGTATATGTACAGGGAATAAACAACTTATATGAATTCAGCTGCGGAGAACTGAGCGGATGGATGTACTGTGTTAACGGACGGTATCCTAATTACGGCTGCAGCTTATATAAGCTGAAGGAGGGAGACGATATCCAATGGAACTATACCTGTGATTTAGGCAGGGATCTAGGAGTAAAATGGTTAGATAAATAA
- a CDS encoding ATP-binding cassette domain-containing protein → MELRIDKVTKQFRDLKAVNHVDLNFTPGIWGLLGPNGAGKTTLMRMMVGNLKPSKGKITYNGHTISSLGGRYLDQIGYLPQYFGYDKNQTVGEFLHYIGSLKDIDKATRHKRIKDLLEQFNLSDVKCKKVQKLSGGMKRRVGICQAMLNDPDILIVDEPTAGLDIEERRRFRQYLAKISEQKIVIISTHIVSDVEFIANYLVLMESGTIIESGESQTLINSIEGMVFETVVKDEEIYMLEQKYCIVNFHNEGDGKIRIRYIADLPLKNSKLVKPNLNDFYLSKVKGAK, encoded by the coding sequence ATGGAATTGAGGATTGATAAAGTAACAAAACAATTCAGGGATTTAAAGGCTGTAAATCATGTTGACCTAAATTTTACTCCAGGGATATGGGGGCTTTTAGGTCCGAATGGTGCTGGGAAAACAACTTTGATGAGAATGATGGTAGGAAACTTAAAGCCAAGTAAAGGAAAAATAACCTATAATGGTCATACAATCTCTAGTTTAGGTGGTAGATATTTGGATCAAATAGGATATTTGCCTCAGTATTTTGGATATGACAAGAATCAGACAGTAGGAGAATTTCTACATTATATAGGTTCTTTAAAGGATATCGACAAAGCTACAAGGCATAAACGCATTAAAGATTTATTGGAACAATTCAATCTATCTGATGTAAAATGCAAAAAAGTACAGAAGCTCTCTGGAGGAATGAAAAGAAGAGTAGGCATTTGCCAGGCTATGCTCAATGATCCAGATATATTGATTGTTGATGAACCGACAGCAGGACTTGATATTGAGGAGAGAAGAAGATTTCGTCAATATTTAGCAAAAATTAGTGAGCAAAAAATTGTCATTATTTCAACTCATATTGTATCGGATGTAGAATTTATTGCAAACTATCTCGTGCTGATGGAAAGCGGAACAATTATTGAATCAGGAGAAAGCCAGACCTTAATCAATTCCATTGAAGGCATGGTTTTTGAAACGGTGGTAAAAGACGAAGAAATATACATGTTAGAACAGAAATATTGCATTGTCAATTTTCATAATGAAGGGGATGGAAAGATAAGGATCCGATATATCGCGGATTTACCACTCAAAAATTCTAAGCTGGTGAAACCAAATTTGAATGATTTCTACCTTTCAAAGGTAAAGGGGGCAAAATAA
- a CDS encoding Wzz/FepE/Etk N-terminal domain-containing protein, whose protein sequence is MELREFFAIVRKRMWIITLLVIVAVITSFILSAFVVDKIYSSSTSLILVKESSEQTPIEYNDILLNQRLVKTYSEVIKSRSVLQKVTEQLHLPMTVEELSEKISVESVNDTEIIKITVEDKDPRLAASIANTSASIFMDEIVKLLKMENVQIIDHAQIPKEPVRPRVKLTVAVSFFIALMAGLGVVFLIEYMDNTIKTPDDVKNYLDLPVLGTIPEVVER, encoded by the coding sequence ATGGAGTTACGAGAGTTCTTTGCAATAGTGAGAAAGAGGATGTGGATAATCACCCTACTGGTAATAGTGGCAGTGATAACCAGCTTTATCTTGAGCGCTTTTGTGGTGGACAAGATATATTCCAGCAGCACATCCCTCATTCTTGTAAAAGAGAGTTCTGAACAAACACCTATAGAATATAACGACATACTGCTAAACCAAAGGCTGGTAAAGACATATTCCGAGGTGATAAAGAGCAGGAGCGTTTTGCAAAAAGTGACAGAGCAACTGCATCTTCCCATGACTGTAGAAGAGCTGAGCGAAAAGATAAGCGTAGAATCGGTAAACGATACCGAGATAATAAAGATAACAGTGGAGGACAAAGATCCGAGGTTGGCTGCCAGCATAGCGAACACCTCGGCCTCCATATTCATGGATGAGATAGTCAAGCTTTTAAAGATGGAAAATGTGCAGATAATAGACCATGCACAGATACCCAAAGAACCCGTGAGACCCAGAGTCAAGCTTACGGTAGCAGTATCATTTTTTATAGCATTGATGGCAGGATTGGGAGTAGTGTTTTTGATAGAGTATATGGACAATACCATAAAGACCCCAGATGATGTAAAGAACTATCTCGACCTGCCGGTGCTCGGGACGATACCCGAGGTAGTGGAGAGATAG
- a CDS encoding energy-coupling factor transporter transmembrane component T, giving the protein MRAFEAYHPIVLFVYFTAVIVFSMFYMHPVYLSISLCASIMLSFVLNGRRAFKNTLLFALPMFLIIAVCNPLFSHKGVTPLFYIDYNPITLEAIMYGLAMAAMIMTVIFWFSSYNAVMTTDKFICLFGSFIPSIALIISMTLRLVPKFKEQTKRISNSQKAIGMYITTGNILQRAKSGLRILSILITWALENAIDTADSMKARGYGLKGRSSFSLFKFEKRDGILLGIIAALVSVNILGEILNYSHFDYYPYITDIDISWTGMMFYLSYLILMILPAAIEIKEEIKWRLLMSKI; this is encoded by the coding sequence ATGAGAGCATTTGAAGCATATCATCCAATTGTATTATTTGTATATTTTACCGCAGTTATTGTGTTTTCCATGTTTTACATGCATCCTGTTTATTTAAGCATATCCCTTTGTGCATCCATAATGCTGTCCTTTGTTTTAAACGGAAGGCGTGCATTCAAAAATACTTTGCTGTTTGCATTGCCCATGTTTTTGATAATAGCCGTATGTAACCCTTTGTTTAGCCATAAAGGAGTAACACCTTTGTTCTATATAGACTACAACCCTATAACTTTAGAGGCCATCATGTACGGATTAGCTATGGCAGCTATGATAATGACAGTGATATTTTGGTTCAGCTCCTATAACGCCGTTATGACTACCGATAAATTCATATGTTTATTTGGAAGCTTTATTCCCTCCATCGCCCTTATAATATCCATGACTTTGAGGCTGGTGCCTAAATTCAAAGAACAGACAAAGCGGATATCCAATTCCCAGAAAGCTATAGGTATGTATATAACCACCGGCAATATACTGCAGAGGGCAAAGAGCGGCCTCAGGATTCTTTCCATATTGATAACCTGGGCGTTGGAAAATGCAATAGACACGGCTGATTCAATGAAAGCCAGGGGATACGGCCTTAAAGGACGCTCCAGCTTTTCTTTGTTTAAATTTGAAAAAAGAGACGGTATTTTGCTAGGCATTATAGCAGCATTGGTTTCTGTGAATATATTAGGAGAGATACTGAATTATTCCCATTTTGATTATTACCCATATATAACGGACATAGATATTTCTTGGACCGGAATGATGTTTTACCTATCATATTTAATACTGATGATACTGCCTGCTGCAATAGAGATAAAGGAGGAAATCAAATGGCGCTTATTGATGTCAAAAATCTGA
- a CDS encoding DegV family protein → MKPVIITDSCSDLPIEFVQENNIEVLGLNVYFKGKEFQDDLGQTLKYDEFYNAVRDGELPSTSQITSPAFTQVFEKYVSKGNPIIYIGFSSALSGSVNSAHIAKNAVMEKFKNADITIIDTKSASLGEGLIVHYAYDMLNRGCLKEEIVDWIENNKLKVNHWFTVSDLNHLKRGGRVSSVAATLGTLLNIKPILHVDHEGRLIPVTRVKGRRKSIKALADMFREKAVNPEKQVVAISHGDCIEDAKRLKETILKDHKVKKFIINHVGPGIGSHSGPDTLALFFMGDRR, encoded by the coding sequence ATGAAACCTGTGATAATAACAGATTCCTGTAGCGATCTGCCTATAGAATTCGTTCAGGAAAATAATATTGAGGTATTAGGTTTGAATGTTTATTTCAAAGGAAAAGAATTTCAGGACGATTTAGGACAGACCCTGAAGTATGACGAATTTTATAATGCTGTGAGAGATGGAGAACTTCCTTCTACATCTCAGATAACCTCTCCTGCCTTTACTCAAGTCTTTGAAAAGTATGTGAGCAAAGGAAATCCCATCATATACATAGGCTTTTCTTCCGCCCTCAGCGGTTCTGTCAACAGTGCCCATATAGCAAAAAACGCAGTGATGGAAAAATTCAAGAATGCTGATATAACTATCATAGATACAAAGAGTGCCTCTCTGGGGGAAGGGCTGATAGTTCATTATGCTTACGATATGCTGAACCGGGGATGTTTAAAGGAAGAGATAGTGGATTGGATAGAAAACAACAAGTTAAAAGTAAATCATTGGTTTACTGTAAGTGATTTAAATCATCTCAAGAGAGGTGGAAGAGTGTCCTCTGTAGCCGCCACTTTAGGCACATTGCTCAATATAAAGCCGATTTTACATGTTGACCATGAGGGAAGGCTGATCCCTGTAACCAGGGTTAAAGGGAGAAGAAAATCTATCAAGGCTTTGGCGGATATGTTTAGGGAAAAAGCGGTGAATCCGGAAAAACAGGTTGTAGCCATCAGCCATGGGGATTGCATTGAGGATGCAAAGCGGCTAAAGGAAACAATTTTGAAAGATCATAAGGTTAAAAAGTTTATCATAAATCATGTAGGTCCCGGGATAGGTTCTCACTCCGGTCCGGATACGTTGGCATTGTTTTTTATGGGGGATAGAAGGTAA
- a CDS encoding SufD family Fe-S cluster assembly protein → MQSTDKLIQINQELNKRAQQAKDKKAKYGDDLDMDKFIFPEEKEGVDTLSDLPQRIKEASLLAGVDTEETNRSASYFQQDDSVLYQRVKQAYGGKVELMSIEDALQKHDWLVDYWWKNVDVGADKYTAYAHLYQKGGYFIRILPGAKVDIPIQACLLMSETDASQRVHNIIIAEEGSQAEIITGCSVSKDLPSGLHVGISEFYVKKNASLTFTMVHNWSKGFHVRPRTGAHIEEGGKFINNYILLKPVKSLQTNPKAVLKGEGATCRFNSIIYGCEDSKLDVGSVIQLEGDHTSGEAISRAAGVDSSKVVMRGNLIAKSNTSKAHLECKGMLLSNDALIHAIPELYSDGSPKADLTHEAAVGPINREAIEYLMARGLSEEEATSAIISGFMKFGISGLPPALEAMVENTVSSISKGGF, encoded by the coding sequence ATGCAATCTACAGACAAATTAATTCAGATAAATCAAGAACTGAACAAAAGAGCCCAACAGGCAAAGGATAAAAAGGCTAAATACGGCGATGACCTGGATATGGATAAATTCATATTCCCGGAAGAGAAGGAAGGAGTAGATACTTTAAGTGATCTCCCCCAGAGAATAAAAGAAGCATCGTTGCTGGCAGGAGTGGACACAGAGGAAACCAACCGTTCCGCTTCCTACTTCCAGCAGGACGATTCAGTGCTGTACCAGAGGGTAAAACAAGCCTATGGTGGCAAAGTAGAGCTTATGAGCATAGAGGATGCACTGCAAAAACATGACTGGCTGGTAGACTACTGGTGGAAAAACGTAGATGTGGGTGCTGATAAATATACAGCATATGCACACCTGTACCAGAAAGGCGGTTACTTTATCAGGATACTGCCTGGAGCAAAGGTAGATATCCCCATCCAGGCCTGCCTGCTGATGTCGGAAACCGATGCCAGCCAGAGAGTGCACAATATCATAATAGCTGAAGAGGGCAGCCAGGCCGAGATAATAACGGGATGCAGCGTAAGCAAGGATCTCCCTTCCGGGCTGCATGTAGGCATATCGGAATTCTATGTAAAAAAGAATGCCTCCCTCACCTTCACAATGGTGCACAACTGGTCTAAAGGATTTCACGTGAGACCTAGGACAGGGGCACATATAGAAGAGGGTGGAAAGTTTATAAACAACTATATACTATTAAAACCGGTAAAATCGTTGCAGACCAACCCTAAAGCAGTGTTAAAAGGTGAAGGTGCAACTTGCAGGTTCAACAGCATAATATACGGATGCGAGGATTCAAAGCTGGACGTAGGGTCTGTGATTCAGCTGGAAGGTGACCATACCAGCGGGGAAGCCATCAGTAGAGCAGCAGGAGTGGATTCTTCCAAGGTGGTAATGAGGGGAAACCTCATAGCAAAGAGCAATACATCCAAAGCTCACCTGGAATGCAAGGGTATGCTGCTTTCTAACGATGCGTTGATACATGCCATACCTGAACTGTATTCAGACGGCTCCCCCAAGGCAGATCTGACACACGAAGCCGCAGTAGGCCCTATAAACAGGGAAGCTATAGAATACTTGATGGCTAGAGGGCTGTCAGAAGAAGAGGCTACTTCTGCCATAATAAGCGGATTTATGAAATTTGGAATAAGCGGACTCCCCCCTGCACTGGAAGCCATGGTAGAAAATACTGTATCTTCCATCTCCAAAGGAGGCTTTTAA
- a CDS encoding ATP-binding cassette domain-containing protein, which produces MLEIRNLTVGIDDNILLQDINMCIPDGETHILMGPNGSGKSTLIKTIMGMSGPEVMEGKIIFRGTDITDMDIDQRAKLGIGIALQNPPSVPEITLAGITDKIVSCNGKVDRDRLAEQLNCGYLMDRGLNHNLSGGERKRSELFQLMVQNPKLVMIDEPEAGVDLDNLVIVGNALKELLKGGKIKSRITSGLMITHTGNILEYVNADKGYILMDKTILCSGNPRDLFETISKYGYERCCECNLQTN; this is translated from the coding sequence ATGCTTGAAATACGAAACCTTACAGTGGGTATAGATGACAACATACTCCTTCAAGATATAAATATGTGTATACCTGATGGAGAAACCCACATATTGATGGGTCCCAATGGTTCAGGTAAGAGTACCTTGATAAAGACCATAATGGGAATGTCGGGACCTGAGGTCATGGAAGGCAAAATAATATTCCGCGGCACAGACATAACGGATATGGACATAGACCAAAGAGCAAAGCTGGGCATAGGCATAGCCCTGCAGAACCCGCCTTCAGTGCCGGAAATAACCCTGGCGGGCATAACTGACAAAATAGTAAGCTGCAACGGCAAAGTGGACAGGGATCGGTTGGCAGAACAGCTCAATTGCGGATATCTTATGGATAGAGGCCTGAACCACAACCTTTCCGGAGGCGAGAGAAAACGAAGTGAATTGTTCCAGCTGATGGTTCAAAATCCCAAGCTGGTGATGATAGACGAGCCGGAAGCAGGTGTTGACTTGGACAACCTGGTGATAGTGGGTAATGCCCTGAAGGAGCTGTTAAAAGGAGGAAAGATAAAATCTAGGATAACATCCGGACTCATGATAACCCATACCGGAAACATATTGGAATATGTAAACGCTGATAAAGGATATATACTGATGGATAAAACCATACTATGCAGCGGAAACCCTAGAGACTTGTTTGAAACTATATCAAAGTATGGCTATGAGAGGTGTTGTGAATGCAATCTACAGACAAATTAA
- a CDS encoding ECF transporter S component: protein MQTEQKTSDMKMGRATGKRLKKLLSAIIIFIAIPAVIAVGVVLFKDRKYNLISMIIAFLSCVPFFLLFKKRKPQAREIICIAVMSAISVAGRLVFAMLPGFKPVTAITAITGIAFGPEVGFLTGAISAIVSNMFFGQGPWTPFQMMSWGILGFIAGLLARAGIMENKIVLSIYGVVSGILYSLMMDIWFVISIDGLFTWDRYIIAIASAVPFMIVYSVSNVVFLLVLSEPIGKKLKRVKTKYGLMQ from the coding sequence ATGCAAACTGAACAAAAAACGAGTGATATGAAAATGGGCAGAGCAACAGGCAAAAGACTGAAGAAACTGTTGTCAGCGATAATTATATTCATTGCAATACCGGCTGTGATAGCCGTTGGAGTGGTGCTGTTTAAAGATAGGAAATATAACCTGATATCCATGATAATAGCATTTTTGTCCTGTGTGCCGTTTTTTTTGCTGTTTAAAAAGAGAAAGCCCCAAGCCCGTGAAATAATTTGCATAGCTGTTATGTCCGCCATATCAGTTGCAGGCAGACTGGTGTTTGCCATGCTGCCCGGCTTTAAACCGGTTACTGCCATAACCGCCATAACAGGTATTGCATTCGGACCGGAAGTAGGTTTTTTGACAGGGGCTATATCTGCTATTGTATCCAATATGTTCTTCGGCCAGGGTCCATGGACACCTTTTCAAATGATGTCTTGGGGGATACTGGGCTTTATTGCAGGGCTGCTGGCTCGAGCCGGCATAATGGAAAACAAGATTGTATTATCCATATATGGAGTGGTCTCAGGCATATTATACTCATTGATGATGGATATATGGTTTGTAATATCTATTGACGGTCTCTTTACTTGGGACAGATACATTATAGCTATAGCGTCGGCGGTACCATTCATGATAGTATACTCTGTCTCCAATGTGGTATTTCTGTTGGTGCTATCTGAACCTATAGGTAAAAAACTGAAAAGGGTTAAAACAAAATACGGATTGATGCAGTAG
- the srtB gene encoding class B sortase: MRKIILIICVVVLIFSSYMIIDYFYSGVKTQNMYRDISRSYHEDKDTIELKKINGNIIGWIQIPETGIDFPVVQGEDNDYYLNHDIKGEQDKHGAIFMDYRVRPDQHKNIIIYGHNMKDGTMFEPLNRFKKQEFWEDHRYIHLDIGGKEHRYQVFSAYVTSGEDTDYLQICFASPQDFVDFLNRMKKRSLFPSQPDFTGNENIITLSTCSYEYKDARLVVHGIRVD; the protein is encoded by the coding sequence ATGAGAAAGATAATATTGATAATATGTGTAGTTGTGCTTATTTTTTCTTCATATATGATCATAGATTATTTTTATAGCGGTGTAAAAACTCAAAATATGTATCGGGATATATCCCGGTCTTATCATGAGGATAAAGATACTATTGAATTAAAAAAAATAAACGGCAATATCATAGGATGGATACAGATACCCGAAACAGGGATAGATTTTCCTGTGGTACAGGGAGAAGATAATGATTATTATTTAAACCACGATATAAAGGGGGAACAGGACAAGCATGGGGCGATATTTATGGATTATAGGGTCCGGCCTGATCAGCATAAAAATATAATCATATATGGTCACAATATGAAGGACGGCACCATGTTTGAGCCTCTGAACCGGTTTAAAAAACAGGAGTTTTGGGAAGATCACAGGTACATTCATTTGGATATAGGAGGAAAAGAACATCGCTATCAGGTTTTCTCTGCATATGTGACTAGCGGTGAGGATACAGATTATTTGCAAATTTGTTTTGCATCCCCACAGGATTTTGTGGATTTTTTAAACAGGATGAAAAAAAGGTCCCTTTTCCCATCACAACCGGACTTTACCGGAAATGAAAATATAATAACCTTGTCCACCTGCAGCTATGAGTACAAGGATGCAAGGCTGGTAGTGCATGGGATCAGAGTAGATTGA